One genomic region from Natrinema caseinilyticum encodes:
- a CDS encoding DNA double-strand break repair nuclease NurA — translation MTLDPVHFDGIARLAKRIGHGTDERDRRAFAETVWESFLDPLAQDGRTILEPIDEQARRVVDREAVALRRREFPTEHGLDAGTINPTAFKNGLVVDIAQAAMSATPSDLDLHRSRTTVMTVHSNDETMTVDETWGKFDEGYSRSRAVKIPPLPRFVEGVVHALALYLAESTHARDHAMAVTDLLVLDGPLYPRGLLRWADQHPDLADFLLDDPRPTTVLENYVRLVEDFVERDVPLVGFVKNPTTRVLTRTLQSKRDADISVPWSDDSALFTRLLERGDYVDGVDGERWERETSTLSYTNWFRSRGGVDRPLSSDGDAYGVERRLEHAAYEVTFFVIYDPRDDLLYRVEAPYAFTRDPDTRERVTMQLLQDVAVAHGPPTIVGKADELARIASPEKASLRETLEDRFDAAQDRTYDDHRWDEQPY, via the coding sequence ATGACGCTCGATCCGGTCCACTTCGACGGCATCGCGCGACTCGCGAAACGGATCGGCCACGGGACCGACGAGCGCGACCGCCGCGCCTTCGCCGAGACCGTCTGGGAGTCGTTTCTGGACCCGCTCGCTCAGGATGGCCGGACGATCCTCGAGCCGATCGACGAGCAGGCGCGGCGGGTCGTCGACCGCGAAGCGGTCGCGCTGCGACGGCGAGAGTTCCCGACCGAACACGGCCTCGACGCGGGAACGATCAATCCGACGGCGTTCAAGAACGGGCTGGTCGTCGACATCGCACAGGCGGCGATGAGCGCGACGCCGAGCGACCTCGACCTTCACCGGTCGCGAACGACGGTCATGACGGTCCACTCGAACGACGAGACGATGACCGTCGACGAGACGTGGGGGAAATTCGACGAGGGATACAGCCGGAGCCGAGCGGTCAAGATACCACCGCTGCCGCGGTTCGTCGAAGGCGTCGTCCACGCGCTAGCGCTGTACCTCGCCGAAAGTACCCACGCCCGCGACCACGCGATGGCGGTGACGGACCTGCTCGTCCTCGACGGACCGCTGTATCCGCGCGGCCTGCTTCGGTGGGCCGACCAGCATCCCGACCTCGCCGATTTCCTGCTCGACGATCCGCGACCGACGACGGTCCTCGAGAACTACGTCCGACTCGTCGAGGACTTCGTCGAGCGAGACGTCCCGCTCGTCGGGTTCGTCAAAAACCCCACGACGCGGGTCCTGACACGAACGCTACAGTCGAAACGGGACGCCGATATCAGCGTCCCGTGGAGCGACGACTCGGCGCTTTTCACCCGCCTCCTCGAGCGCGGCGACTACGTCGACGGCGTCGACGGCGAGCGCTGGGAGCGAGAGACGTCGACGCTTTCGTACACGAACTGGTTCCGTTCGCGAGGCGGCGTCGACCGTCCGCTGTCGAGCGACGGCGACGCATACGGCGTCGAACGACGCCTCGAGCACGCGGCCTACGAGGTGACGTTTTTCGTCATCTACGACCCGCGCGACGACTTACTCTATCGCGTCGAGGCGCCCTACGCGTTCACGCGTGATCCGGACACACGAGAACGGGTGACGATGCAGCTGTTACAGGACGTTGCCGTCGCACACGGACCGCCGACGATCGTCGGGAAAGCGGACGAACTCGCCCGGATCGCGAGCCCGGAGAAAGCGTCGCTCCGCGAGACGCTCGAGGACCGATTCGACGCGGCACAGGACCGAACCTACGACGACCACCGCTGGGACGAACAACCGTATTGA
- the gpmI gene encoding 2,3-bisphosphoglycerate-independent phosphoglycerate mutase: MEAALIVLDGWGLGDGGRDAVAAAETPVFDRLAESGASGRLEVAGRRVGLPEGQMGNSEVGHLNIGAGRVVYQEYTRISDSIADGSFRENDAINAAFDRAREHDGRVHFLGLVSDGGVHSDQKHLHALIELAADRDVEAVTHAITDGRDTSPTGGREYLRTLEEVIADHGTGDVATVTGRYYAMDRDQNWERTKRAYDAIVNREAEWTAESAVDAVEESYDRGETDEFVEPTLVTGEAHSASESERRRGEHGRPALADGDSVVWFNFRSDRARQLTRMLADIRPEDWADAFETSPPNAEVVMMTQYDKTFDLPVAYPPNQPEQVLGEVLADANKTQLRIAESEKYAHVTYFLNGGREVEFDGEIREIVESPDVPTYDQQPVMSAPEVTDTAIDGIESDDPDVLVLNYANPDMVGHTGNYEAAIEAVEAVDEQLGRLVETLEAAGAHVLITADHGNADDMGTEEDPHTAHTYNEVPLVYLAPDGTDGGRRVREGGTLADIAPTLLEAIGLAQPPEMTGETLLE, translated from the coding sequence ATGGAAGCTGCGCTGATCGTCCTCGACGGCTGGGGTCTCGGTGACGGCGGCAGGGACGCGGTTGCGGCGGCTGAGACGCCGGTCTTCGACCGACTGGCGGAATCGGGCGCGTCCGGACGACTCGAGGTCGCGGGCCGACGCGTCGGCCTCCCGGAGGGCCAGATGGGCAACAGCGAGGTCGGGCACCTCAACATCGGTGCCGGTCGGGTGGTCTATCAGGAGTACACGCGTATTTCGGACTCCATCGCGGACGGGTCGTTCCGGGAGAACGACGCGATCAACGCGGCGTTCGATCGGGCCCGCGAACACGACGGCAGGGTTCACTTCCTCGGTCTCGTCAGCGACGGCGGGGTTCACTCCGATCAGAAACACCTCCACGCGCTGATCGAGTTGGCGGCCGACCGCGACGTCGAGGCCGTCACCCACGCGATAACCGACGGCCGGGACACGTCGCCGACCGGCGGCCGCGAGTATCTGCGCACGCTCGAGGAGGTGATCGCCGACCACGGTACCGGCGACGTGGCGACGGTGACCGGCCGGTACTACGCGATGGATCGCGACCAGAACTGGGAGCGGACGAAGCGGGCCTACGACGCCATCGTGAACCGCGAGGCCGAGTGGACCGCCGAGTCGGCCGTCGACGCGGTCGAGGAATCCTACGACCGCGGCGAGACCGACGAGTTCGTCGAGCCGACGCTCGTGACGGGCGAGGCGCACAGCGCCTCGGAAAGCGAGCGACGACGCGGTGAGCACGGCCGGCCCGCCCTCGCGGACGGCGATTCGGTCGTCTGGTTCAACTTCCGCTCGGACCGCGCCCGCCAGCTCACCCGGATGCTGGCCGATATCCGGCCCGAAGACTGGGCGGACGCCTTCGAAACCAGCCCGCCGAACGCCGAGGTCGTGATGATGACCCAGTACGACAAGACGTTCGACCTCCCCGTCGCATACCCGCCGAATCAGCCCGAGCAGGTGCTCGGTGAGGTGCTCGCCGACGCGAACAAAACGCAACTCCGGATCGCCGAATCCGAAAAGTACGCCCACGTCACCTACTTCTTGAACGGTGGCCGCGAGGTCGAGTTCGACGGCGAGATCCGCGAGATCGTCGAGAGCCCCGACGTGCCGACCTACGACCAGCAACCCGTGATGAGCGCCCCCGAGGTGACCGACACCGCGATCGACGGCATCGAATCGGACGACCCGGACGTGCTCGTCCTCAACTACGCCAATCCGGACATGGTCGGCCACACCGGCAACTACGAGGCCGCGATCGAGGCCGTCGAAGCCGTCGACGAGCAGCTGGGTCGACTCGTGGAAACGCTGGAGGCCGCCGGCGCGCACGTCCTCATCACCGCCGATCACGGCAACGCAGACGATATGGGGACCGAGGAAGACCCTCACACGGCACACACGTACAACGAAGTTCCGCTCGTCTATCTGGCCCCGGACGGGACGGACGGCGGCAGGCGGGTCCGCGAGGGTGGCACCCTCGCCGACATCGCGCCGACGCTGCTCGAGGCGATCGGCCTCGCGCAACCGCCAGAAATGACCGGCGAAACGCTGCTCGAGTAG
- a CDS encoding sensor histidine kinase, with product MSEKARAFERAIESTARSPDSFSARDVLTTIATDLEAETGGRVDVSVPADLSIRSNRELFELAFANLIENGLTHNDAENPCVTVDLERTTDDRSAVFTVHDNGPGIPDHELAVLERGEETALEHGSGIGLWIVSWSVAALGGDLEFDTAAGGTSVTVRCSAVVEPESPAMA from the coding sequence ATGAGCGAAAAGGCCCGAGCGTTCGAACGCGCGATCGAGTCGACGGCACGGTCGCCGGACTCCTTCTCGGCCCGGGACGTGTTGACGACGATCGCGACCGATCTCGAAGCGGAAACCGGGGGGCGAGTCGACGTGTCCGTTCCCGCCGACCTTTCGATCCGCTCGAACCGTGAACTGTTCGAACTCGCGTTCGCGAACCTCATCGAGAACGGGCTCACCCACAACGACGCGGAGAACCCGTGCGTAACGGTCGATCTCGAACGCACCACGGACGACCGGAGTGCCGTCTTCACGGTCCACGATAACGGACCTGGCATCCCCGACCACGAACTCGCCGTTCTCGAACGGGGGGAGGAAACGGCCCTCGAGCACGGAAGCGGGATCGGCCTGTGGATCGTTTCGTGGTCCGTCGCCGCGCTCGGCGGCGACCTCGAGTTCGACACGGCGGCGGGCGGCACCAGCGTTACGGTTCGTTGCTCCGCCGTGGTCGAACCGGAGTCGCCGGCGATGGCCTGA
- a CDS encoding alkaline phosphatase PhoX, giving the protein MVELNRRNLMEASVAAALGASVTGIAAGDGPDDPDTPLAPHVKGELKRFSSTALGAEVTGPFVFEDGSLLYSLQHPSRDNADPYDESGIGYFSGFQFEFDGSNDDFDELPTPQTNAERETVRGANGEFTFLAQAHEEINGGSEELGVVQTPDSENITTDEFAGTQYGDAAYNPDCNQFVATNDAGTEGLLFTNWENSPGNVSRIPISRTDEGEWEADLENAINLANTEPMRELGGTRINCYGDLSPWNTMISSEENYAHPRISLAATVGDVLESGTGKGLRGAHEFWNRPNPSEIQNAVDDYYGDESWGVQGFWAMTGVEFLAYYLGADPVDQGSDGNTTRPITDVYPNPYRYGYHIDLREPTADPPQPVKYYVMGRAAWESPDIQSDRKTVYGCSDGDSKGIYKFVADEAIDCYDDPMDLAGTLYAPNVTNEEAARELPPADVDLEIEWLKLGHATNREVEAWIAEYDGVTQEDYLESHAETDWEDDFEAALEEADREVVDNGNQDYISDEEIVRWAEQWEDEGPDGVSPELRRIPFLETRAAATEIGASIEFNKAEGVDSVDGAGPGDAVYFAISELNDDMSNEEGYEGVGDIQIDRVDGGVVYRAELERDFDVSTLEPVIVGPDASDPADVADDALINVDNVYVMDDGRVLCCEDADQFGRSYSNDCLYVYEPAGNDVPGRGRGRQRCDDHPGNGRGPRRKAGRGRGNDGENGADDDC; this is encoded by the coding sequence ATGGTCGAGTTAAATCGACGAAACCTGATGGAAGCATCGGTGGCTGCAGCGCTGGGCGCGAGCGTAACCGGGATAGCGGCCGGGGACGGACCGGACGACCCCGATACACCCCTGGCACCGCACGTAAAAGGGGAACTGAAGCGGTTCTCATCGACCGCACTCGGCGCGGAGGTAACGGGTCCGTTCGTGTTCGAAGACGGGTCCCTGTTGTACAGTCTCCAGCATCCGAGTCGCGATAACGCCGACCCGTACGACGAATCGGGAATCGGATACTTCAGCGGCTTCCAGTTCGAGTTCGACGGCAGCAACGACGATTTCGACGAACTGCCGACGCCCCAGACCAACGCGGAGCGGGAGACGGTCCGCGGTGCGAACGGCGAATTCACGTTCCTCGCCCAGGCACACGAGGAGATCAACGGAGGGAGCGAAGAACTCGGCGTCGTTCAGACGCCCGACAGTGAGAACATTACGACGGACGAGTTCGCGGGCACGCAGTACGGTGATGCGGCGTACAACCCCGACTGTAACCAGTTCGTCGCCACGAACGACGCGGGAACCGAGGGACTCCTCTTTACGAACTGGGAGAACAGCCCCGGCAACGTCTCGCGGATTCCGATCAGCCGCACCGACGAGGGCGAGTGGGAAGCCGATCTCGAGAACGCCATCAACCTCGCCAACACGGAACCGATGCGCGAACTCGGGGGAACACGCATCAACTGTTACGGTGATCTGAGTCCGTGGAACACGATGATCTCCTCGGAGGAGAACTACGCTCACCCGCGGATCTCGCTGGCCGCAACGGTGGGCGACGTCCTGGAGTCGGGAACGGGGAAGGGACTCCGCGGCGCCCACGAGTTCTGGAACCGACCGAACCCGTCGGAGATTCAGAACGCCGTCGACGACTACTACGGCGACGAATCCTGGGGCGTCCAGGGGTTCTGGGCGATGACCGGTGTCGAATTCCTCGCGTACTACCTCGGTGCCGACCCCGTCGACCAGGGATCCGACGGCAACACGACGCGACCGATCACCGACGTCTATCCGAATCCGTACCGCTACGGCTACCACATCGACCTCCGCGAACCGACGGCCGACCCGCCACAGCCGGTCAAGTACTACGTGATGGGACGGGCCGCCTGGGAGTCCCCGGACATCCAGTCCGACAGGAAGACGGTCTACGGCTGCTCCGACGGGGACAGCAAAGGGATCTACAAATTCGTCGCCGACGAGGCCATCGACTGTTACGACGATCCCATGGATCTCGCCGGCACCCTCTACGCACCGAACGTGACCAACGAGGAGGCCGCCCGGGAGCTTCCGCCGGCGGACGTCGACCTCGAGATCGAGTGGCTGAAACTGGGCCACGCGACCAACCGGGAGGTCGAAGCGTGGATCGCCGAGTACGACGGCGTCACTCAGGAGGACTACCTCGAGAGTCACGCGGAGACCGACTGGGAGGACGACTTCGAAGCGGCGCTCGAGGAGGCCGACAGGGAGGTCGTCGACAACGGGAACCAGGACTACATCAGCGACGAAGAGATCGTCCGCTGGGCGGAGCAGTGGGAGGACGAGGGCCCCGACGGCGTTTCGCCGGAGCTCCGTCGCATCCCGTTCCTCGAGACGCGTGCGGCAGCCACGGAGATCGGCGCATCCATCGAGTTCAACAAGGCCGAAGGCGTCGACAGCGTCGACGGTGCCGGACCGGGAGACGCGGTCTACTTCGCCATCTCGGAACTCAACGACGACATGTCCAACGAGGAGGGCTACGAAGGCGTCGGTGACATCCAGATCGACCGGGTCGACGGCGGCGTCGTCTACCGCGCCGAACTCGAGCGAGATTTCGACGTCTCGACGCTCGAGCCAGTTATCGTGGGGCCGGACGCGAGCGATCCGGCGGACGTCGCGGACGACGCGCTCATCAACGTCGACAACGTCTACGTGATGGACGACGGTCGCGTCCTCTGCTGTGAGGACGCGGATCAGTTCGGTCGGTCCTATAGCAACGACTGTCTCTACGTGTACGAGCCCGCAGGAAACGACGTTCCCGGACGCGGCCGCGGTCGGCAGCGGTGCGACGACCATCCCGGAAACGGTCGCGGACCACGGCGGAAAGCCGGGCGAGGACGAGGGAACGACGGAGAGAACGGTGCCGACGACGACTGCTAG
- a CDS encoding RNA-guided endonuclease InsQ/TnpB family protein has product MEYRRTAVIKLDTPDGADPLLRETVEQFKHCANTASEWCWHGDDGYHVTSKAKAERALYDRLRDETDLTANLVQKGIRRAVEAVKSGVSRLERGENTSQPHFSADSAVYDKRSATFHRDHVSLSTVDGRVECDYILPDDSETPPTKYVSDEDFEFRMAHLQYRDGDWYLHASMRKVEADEESPESESKHRTVLGVDLGVNNLAVASTGRFWSADEFNHWRREYEKRRGSLQQCGSRHAHENIESVGQKEYGRFEIHLHTVANELIEEAVENDCSHIVFEDLTYIRENLPEATWQHVWAFRRLYEYVEYKAEAEGIEAVQVEPRNTSKRCSTCGFTHDDNRDGESFECQQCGYENHADYNASKNIGLQYLRRRQNADDGGAPVDVRLNRGTLNVSGEYVPPASVEA; this is encoded by the coding sequence GTGGAATACCGTCGCACCGCCGTCATTAAACTCGACACTCCCGACGGAGCCGACCCGCTCCTCCGAGAGACGGTCGAGCAGTTCAAACACTGCGCCAACACCGCGAGCGAGTGGTGCTGGCACGGCGACGACGGCTACCACGTCACCTCGAAAGCCAAAGCCGAACGCGCCCTCTACGACCGACTCCGCGACGAAACCGACCTGACTGCAAATCTTGTCCAAAAAGGGATTCGCAGGGCGGTCGAAGCCGTCAAAAGCGGAGTCTCGCGTCTCGAACGTGGGGAGAACACGTCGCAACCGCACTTTTCTGCCGACAGCGCGGTGTACGACAAGCGGAGTGCGACGTTCCACCGCGACCACGTATCACTGTCCACCGTAGACGGGCGCGTCGAGTGCGACTACATCCTCCCCGACGACTCGGAGACGCCACCGACCAAGTACGTCTCCGACGAGGACTTCGAGTTTCGGATGGCACACTTGCAGTACCGCGACGGTGACTGGTATCTCCACGCCTCGATGCGGAAAGTCGAAGCAGACGAGGAATCGCCCGAATCCGAGTCCAAGCACAGAACAGTCCTTGGTGTGGATTTGGGCGTGAACAACCTCGCCGTCGCTTCGACGGGGCGATTCTGGTCGGCAGACGAGTTCAACCATTGGCGTCGAGAGTACGAGAAACGTCGTGGGTCGCTTCAGCAGTGTGGCTCTCGCCACGCCCACGAGAACATCGAATCAGTTGGGCAGAAAGAGTACGGACGCTTCGAGATACACCTCCACACGGTGGCGAACGAACTTATCGAGGAAGCCGTCGAGAACGATTGCTCGCATATCGTGTTCGAGGACTTGACGTATATCCGTGAGAACCTTCCCGAAGCGACGTGGCAACATGTGTGGGCGTTCCGACGCCTCTACGAGTACGTCGAATACAAGGCCGAAGCAGAGGGTATCGAGGCCGTACAGGTTGAACCGCGCAACACGTCGAAGCGGTGTTCGACGTGTGGATTTACCCATGACGATAACCGTGACGGGGAGTCGTTTGAGTGTCAGCAGTGTGGGTACGAGAACCACGCGGACTACAACGCTTCCAAGAACATCGGTTTGCAGTATCTCCGTCGTCGGCAAAACGCAGACGATGGAGGCGCACCCGTAGATGTGCGCTTGAATCGCGGGACACTGAACGTGAGCGGGGAGTACGTGCCCCCTGCCTCTGTTGAGGCATAG
- a CDS encoding GNAT family N-acetyltransferase, with protein MDDFEVRVAESERDREAAFAVRHEVFVDEQGVDEELEYDEHDETAVHVVAYDDGPIGAARLREYEDGVGKIERVAVRESRREMGVGRALMAALERRADAMGFETVVLHSQTRVAEFYRELDYERCGEEFVEADIPHVEMRKSLE; from the coding sequence ATGGACGATTTCGAGGTTCGCGTTGCCGAGTCCGAACGGGACCGCGAGGCTGCCTTCGCGGTCCGTCACGAGGTATTCGTCGACGAACAGGGCGTCGACGAGGAACTGGAGTACGACGAGCACGACGAGACGGCCGTCCACGTCGTCGCGTACGACGACGGGCCGATCGGTGCTGCACGGCTCCGCGAGTACGAGGACGGCGTCGGCAAGATCGAACGCGTCGCGGTCCGCGAGTCGCGACGCGAGATGGGCGTCGGCCGCGCCCTGATGGCCGCGCTCGAGCGGCGGGCCGACGCGATGGGGTTCGAGACGGTGGTGTTGCACTCGCAGACGCGGGTCGCGGAATTCTACCGCGAACTCGACTACGAACGATGCGGCGAGGAGTTCGTGGAAGCTGACATCCCTCACGTCGAGATGCGAAAGTCACTCGAGTGA
- the icd gene encoding isocitrate dehydrogenase (NADP(+)) translates to MSYDKIEEPEEGEKITLKEGTETELEVPDNPIIPIIYGDGVGSDVGPAAQKVLEAAAEATGREINWMRVYAGESAREKYDENLPRETVDAIKEHRVAIKGPLTTPVGAGFRSLNVALRKKLDLYANVRPTYYLDGVPSPVSEPEQMNMITFRENTEDVYAGIEWEAGTDEVQQVKEFVEDDMGASGVIHDGPVGIGIKPITEFGTKRLVRRAIDYALEHDRDSVTLVHKGNIMKFTEGQFRDWGYEVAEEEYGDEVITEDTLWEERDGEQPEDAVVVNDRIADNMLQQLLTRTDQYDVIATMNLNGDYMSDAAGAQIGGLGIAPGSNFGDGLLLAEPVHGSAPKYEGQDKVNPTAMILSGRMMLEYLGWQDAADLVRDAVEETISSGKVTYDLERQLDDAEKLATSEYAEEVVANVEKLS, encoded by the coding sequence ATGAGCTACGACAAGATCGAGGAACCGGAAGAGGGGGAGAAGATCACGCTGAAAGAGGGGACCGAGACCGAGCTCGAGGTGCCTGACAACCCGATTATTCCGATTATCTACGGCGACGGTGTGGGAAGCGACGTCGGCCCCGCCGCACAGAAAGTGCTCGAGGCTGCCGCGGAGGCGACCGGCCGCGAGATCAACTGGATGCGCGTCTACGCCGGCGAATCCGCCCGCGAGAAATACGACGAGAACCTTCCGCGGGAAACCGTCGACGCGATCAAGGAACACCGCGTCGCGATCAAGGGTCCGCTAACGACGCCAGTGGGAGCCGGCTTCCGGTCGCTCAACGTCGCCCTGCGCAAGAAACTCGACCTCTACGCGAACGTCCGCCCGACCTACTATCTCGACGGCGTTCCGTCGCCGGTTTCCGAGCCCGAGCAGATGAACATGATCACGTTCCGTGAGAACACGGAGGACGTCTACGCCGGCATCGAGTGGGAAGCCGGCACCGACGAAGTCCAGCAGGTCAAGGAGTTCGTCGAGGACGACATGGGCGCGTCCGGCGTCATTCACGACGGCCCCGTCGGCATCGGGATCAAGCCGATCACGGAGTTCGGGACGAAACGTCTCGTTCGCCGCGCCATCGACTACGCCCTCGAGCACGACCGAGATTCCGTCACTCTGGTCCACAAGGGGAACATCATGAAGTTCACCGAGGGCCAGTTCCGCGACTGGGGCTACGAGGTCGCTGAAGAGGAGTACGGCGACGAGGTCATCACCGAGGACACCCTCTGGGAGGAGCGCGACGGCGAACAGCCCGAGGACGCGGTCGTCGTCAACGACCGCATCGCCGACAACATGCTGCAGCAACTGCTGACCCGAACCGACCAGTACGACGTCATCGCGACGATGAACCTGAACGGGGACTACATGTCCGACGCCGCCGGCGCACAGATCGGCGGCCTCGGTATCGCCCCCGGTTCGAACTTCGGCGACGGGCTCTTGCTCGCCGAACCGGTCCACGGTTCCGCACCCAAGTACGAGGGCCAGGACAAGGTCAACCCGACCGCCATGATCCTCTCGGGCCGCATGATGCTCGAGTACCTGGGCTGGCAGGACGCCGCCGACCTCGTCCGCGACGCCGTCGAGGAAACGATTTCCTCCGGCAAGGTCACCTACGACCTCGAGCGCCAGCTCGACGACGCGGAGAAGCTCGCAACCAGCGAGTACGCCGAGGAAGTCGTCGCCAACGTCGAGAAACTCTCGTAA
- the map gene encoding type II methionyl aminopeptidase: MTESEVDLESEQYEKHREAGAILAQVRDETAERVEVGASHLEVAEWAEDRIRELGGKPAFPVNISVDEEAAHATPSIDDETTFGEEMINLDIGVHVDGWLADTAITVDLSGNPELAEASEQALEAALEVVEPGVDTGDIGAEIEDVIDGYGYNPVVNLTGHGLGHWEQHTSPNIPNRDVSQGATLEVGDVVAIEPFATDGGGKVTEGANEEIFSLEREGTVRNRQARDALEQITEEFRTLPFATRWLETDRPEMALRRLKRNDIVHGYPVLKEDDGFLVSQKEHTIIVTEDGCEVTTA, from the coding sequence ATGACCGAATCCGAGGTGGACCTCGAGTCCGAGCAGTACGAGAAACACCGCGAAGCGGGAGCGATCCTCGCGCAGGTACGCGATGAAACCGCAGAACGCGTCGAGGTCGGCGCAAGCCACCTCGAGGTCGCCGAGTGGGCCGAAGACCGGATCCGCGAACTCGGTGGCAAACCCGCGTTTCCCGTCAATATCTCCGTCGACGAGGAGGCAGCTCACGCGACGCCGTCGATCGACGACGAGACCACCTTCGGCGAAGAGATGATCAACCTCGATATCGGTGTCCACGTCGACGGCTGGCTGGCAGACACCGCGATCACCGTCGACCTCTCCGGCAATCCGGAACTCGCCGAGGCGTCCGAACAGGCGCTCGAGGCGGCCCTCGAAGTGGTCGAACCGGGCGTCGACACGGGGGATATCGGCGCAGAGATCGAAGACGTCATCGACGGGTACGGCTACAATCCCGTCGTCAACCTGACCGGCCACGGACTGGGGCACTGGGAGCAACACACCAGTCCGAACATCCCCAATCGCGACGTCTCACAGGGGGCGACACTCGAGGTCGGCGACGTCGTCGCGATCGAGCCGTTCGCGACCGACGGTGGCGGAAAGGTCACGGAAGGCGCCAACGAGGAGATCTTCTCGCTCGAGCGCGAGGGGACCGTGCGCAACAGACAGGCTCGCGACGCGTTAGAACAAATCACCGAGGAGTTTCGCACCCTGCCGTTTGCGACGCGCTGGCTCGAGACCGACCGGCCTGAAATGGCGCTACGCAGGCTCAAACGCAACGATATCGTCCACGGGTATCCGGTCCTGAAAGAAGACGACGGCTTCCTGGTCAGCCAGAAAGAACACACGATCATCGTCACCGAAGACGGGTGTGAGGTAACGACTGCGTAG
- a CDS encoding HIT family protein, which yields MEQVFAPWRMEWIERDEKNPTVDECVFCELPEQERDRENRIVARNENAFVMLNNYPYNPGHAMVIPHTHTGEYAALEDDVLLDHARLKQRTFDAIEEALEPDGFNAGLNLGDGAGGSIDDHLHTHVVPRWQGDTNFMPVISDTTVIVEALEETYDHLRESFGAQDGATVPDECRAVTFE from the coding sequence ATGGAACAGGTCTTCGCACCGTGGCGGATGGAGTGGATCGAGCGCGACGAGAAAAACCCGACCGTCGACGAATGCGTCTTCTGTGAACTCCCCGAGCAGGAACGCGACCGGGAAAACCGCATCGTTGCACGTAACGAAAACGCGTTCGTCATGCTGAACAACTACCCGTACAACCCGGGTCACGCGATGGTTATTCCCCACACCCATACCGGCGAGTACGCCGCGCTTGAAGACGACGTGCTCCTCGACCACGCCCGCTTGAAACAACGGACGTTCGACGCGATCGAAGAAGCGCTCGAGCCCGACGGGTTCAACGCCGGCTTGAACCTCGGTGACGGGGCCGGCGGCTCGATCGACGATCACCTGCACACTCACGTCGTCCCGCGCTGGCAGGGCGACACCAACTTCATGCCCGTCATCAGCGACACGACGGTGATCGTCGAGGCGCTCGAGGAGACCTACGACCACCTTCGCGAGTCCTTCGGCGCTCAAGACGGGGCAACCGTACCCGACGAGTGCCGTGCCGTCACGTTCGAGTGA